One region of Pseudomonas alvandae genomic DNA includes:
- a CDS encoding winged helix-turn-helix transcriptional regulator, whose amino-acid sequence MEREWDCGDPQNRRKWAEATTETLRVLEGKWKIIILCQLFAAKGALRFSDLEKLIEGINQKMLIQQLKQLEKDGIVLRTVYPQVPPKVEYRLTPMGHALGPSIQALIEWAEMRRDHT is encoded by the coding sequence ATGGAACGGGAGTGGGATTGCGGCGATCCGCAAAATCGTCGGAAATGGGCCGAGGCAACGACCGAAACGCTTCGCGTGCTGGAAGGGAAGTGGAAGATCATTATCTTGTGCCAGCTTTTCGCGGCGAAGGGCGCGCTGCGTTTCTCGGATCTGGAGAAGCTGATAGAAGGGATCAACCAGAAGATGCTGATCCAACAGCTAAAACAGTTGGAAAAGGACGGCATTGTGCTGCGGACGGTGTATCCGCAAGTGCCACCGAAGGTGGAATACAGGCTCACGCCCATGGGGCATGCACTCGGGCCGTCTATCCAGGCGTTGATCGAATGGGCAGAGATGAGGCGCGATCACACCTGA